The following proteins come from a genomic window of Nocardioides albertanoniae:
- a CDS encoding purple acid phosphatase family protein, whose amino-acid sequence MTESPHSGLLGSAPTRRTLLKAGLVGGAGVAAGPTLWTRAARSAAPAAGVHLSYGADPTSGMNVSWSTAGSVQAPRLDLGLTPDYGLRLDADSVSSLRVDSVYHHVDLSDLRPGTRYYYRLSHDGGSSTRGSFTTAPEAGESFRFAAFGDMGVADDAARNVNLIRQQRAEFAFVVGDIAYADEGGMGTSRESQQHFGVWDEFLTQIQSSAAAIPWMTTVGNHEMENGNGELGYNGYRARFRHPGNGAAGGQETYSFVRGNVAFIALDGNDATYEYKRNAGYLGAAGDAWLEMQLAIFRSRSDIDFILVGFHQCAYCTNVAHASDGGVRDRWEPLFDRYQVDVVINGHNHCYERTHLMRAGKPVREAPRGSTVDTNDGTIYITAGGGGASAYPDVLPKMSYYTNAQGLKIPELTDYRAVGDATHSVAFFDAHPRDAQGRATLDLEVVASDGSKVDTLTIGRTR is encoded by the coding sequence GTGACTGAAAGCCCCCACTCAGGTCTCCTCGGCTCGGCGCCCACCAGACGCACCCTGCTCAAGGCCGGTCTGGTCGGCGGTGCCGGCGTCGCCGCCGGACCGACGCTGTGGACCCGGGCAGCCAGGTCGGCCGCACCGGCCGCCGGCGTACATCTGTCCTACGGTGCCGACCCGACGAGCGGGATGAACGTCTCCTGGTCGACCGCCGGCTCGGTGCAGGCACCCCGCCTCGACCTGGGGCTCACTCCCGACTACGGCCTGAGGCTCGACGCCGACTCGGTCTCCTCGCTCCGCGTCGACAGCGTCTACCACCACGTCGATCTCAGCGACCTGCGCCCCGGCACCCGCTACTACTACCGGCTCAGCCACGACGGCGGATCGTCGACGCGTGGGTCCTTCACCACCGCCCCCGAGGCCGGGGAGTCGTTCCGCTTCGCCGCCTTCGGTGACATGGGCGTGGCCGACGACGCGGCCCGCAACGTCAACCTGATCCGCCAGCAGCGTGCCGAGTTCGCCTTCGTGGTCGGTGACATCGCCTACGCCGACGAGGGCGGGATGGGCACCAGCCGCGAGTCGCAGCAGCACTTCGGGGTGTGGGACGAGTTCCTGACCCAGATCCAGTCCAGCGCCGCCGCGATCCCGTGGATGACCACGGTCGGCAACCACGAGATGGAGAACGGCAACGGCGAGCTGGGCTACAACGGCTACCGCGCGCGCTTCCGTCACCCCGGCAACGGCGCTGCCGGCGGCCAGGAGACCTACTCGTTCGTGCGCGGCAACGTCGCCTTCATCGCGCTCGACGGCAACGACGCGACCTATGAGTACAAGCGCAACGCGGGCTATCTCGGTGCCGCCGGCGACGCCTGGCTGGAGATGCAGCTGGCGATCTTCCGCTCCCGCAGCGACATCGACTTCATCCTGGTCGGCTTCCACCAGTGCGCCTACTGCACCAACGTCGCGCACGCCTCCGACGGCGGCGTGCGCGACCGCTGGGAGCCGCTCTTCGACCGCTACCAGGTCGACGTGGTGATCAACGGGCACAACCACTGCTACGAGCGCACCCACCTGATGCGTGCCGGCAAGCCGGTGCGAGAGGCGCCGCGCGGCTCCACGGTCGACACCAACGACGGCACGATCTACATCACCGCGGGCGGTGGCGGTGCCTCTGCCTACCCCGACGTGCTGCCGAAGATGTCCTACTACACCAACGCACAGGGGCTGAAGATCCCCGAGCTCACCGACTACCGCGCGGTCGGCGACGCCACCCACTCCGTCGCGTTCTTCGACGCTCATCCTCGCGACGCTCAGGGGCGGGCCACGCTCGACCTGGAGGTCGTCGCCTCCGACGGATCGAAGGTCGACACGCTCACGATCGGGCGGACCCGGTGA
- a CDS encoding pseudouridine-5'-phosphate glycosidase, giving the protein MKVRLTDEVEAALAEGRPVVALESTIISHGMPYPDNVKMATEVEQIVRDNGAVPATIAVLDGIPRAGLTTDDLELLASDPDVTKVSVRDLPYVTARGLHGATTVAATMRLAAMAGVSTFVTGGLGGVHRGAATSFDISADLTELARTQVAVVSAGVKSILDIGLTLETLETYGVPVLVNGSDEFPAFYSRGSGFRAPLRIDGPDEAAAVMSASREIGLPGGLVIANPVPADDEIPAEVIGRHIDRALADAKAADIHGKDITPFLLGRIVELTGGDSLATNIALVRNNAAFGARMAASYADRRRQR; this is encoded by the coding sequence GTGAAGGTGCGGCTCACCGACGAGGTCGAGGCAGCGCTCGCCGAGGGCCGCCCGGTCGTCGCCCTCGAGTCGACGATCATCAGCCACGGCATGCCCTACCCGGACAACGTGAAGATGGCCACCGAGGTCGAGCAGATCGTGCGAGACAACGGCGCGGTGCCGGCCACCATCGCGGTGCTCGACGGGATCCCGCGCGCGGGTCTGACGACCGACGACCTCGAGCTGCTCGCCTCCGACCCCGACGTCACCAAGGTGAGCGTGCGCGATCTCCCCTACGTCACCGCACGCGGTCTCCACGGCGCGACCACGGTCGCGGCCACCATGCGCCTGGCGGCGATGGCCGGCGTCAGCACCTTCGTGACCGGTGGTCTGGGTGGCGTGCACCGGGGTGCGGCGACGTCCTTCGACATCTCCGCCGACCTCACCGAGCTCGCCCGCACCCAGGTCGCGGTGGTGAGCGCCGGTGTGAAGTCGATCCTCGACATCGGGCTGACGCTGGAGACCCTGGAGACCTACGGCGTGCCGGTGCTGGTCAACGGCAGCGACGAGTTCCCCGCGTTCTACTCCCGCGGGTCGGGTTTTCGGGCCCCGCTGCGCATCGACGGGCCCGACGAGGCCGCGGCGGTGATGAGTGCCAGCCGGGAGATCGGTCTCCCCGGCGGCCTGGTCATCGCCAACCCGGTCCCGGCCGACGACGAGATCCCCGCCGAGGTGATCGGCCGCCACATCGACCGGGCCCTCGCCGACGCGAAGGCCGCAGACATCCACGGCAAGGACATCACCCCGTTCCTGCTCGGCCGGATCGTCGAGCTCACCGGCGGCGACTCGCTGGCGACCAACATCGCGCTGGTGCGCAACAACGCAGCCTTCGGCGCACGGATGGCGGCGTCGTACGCCGACCGTCGTCGTCAGCGCTGA
- a CDS encoding carbohydrate kinase family protein codes for MTSPKPPEIVVIGGSNMDLHARAHEPVVMGSSMSGSAGISPGGVGRNVAENLARLGDSVALVSVVGDDPIGDEVISYTEDVGVDCTHVRRRADVRTGTYNAVLDSSGELVAAVADMAATDEFSPLVVEAARDLIKGARGVLVEANIPVRTAEMAIDLAVEFDVPVGFDPVSVTKARRARDLIRPDRELYLVTPNQAELAALTDLPTDTDTEIEKAVRSLHDRGVGVVWVRLGARGSVISYLDVYEEMPAVSADVLDVTGAGDAMLAAFTHEILRDVDLVEAARFGHAAAALTCGTHDTVRMDLSESLVRELA; via the coding sequence ATGACGTCTCCCAAACCGCCGGAAATCGTCGTGATCGGCGGCTCCAACATGGATCTCCACGCTCGGGCGCACGAGCCCGTCGTGATGGGTTCGAGCATGTCCGGATCCGCGGGCATCTCGCCTGGAGGCGTCGGCCGCAACGTCGCCGAGAACCTCGCCCGGCTGGGTGACTCGGTCGCGCTCGTCTCCGTGGTCGGCGACGACCCGATCGGTGACGAGGTGATCAGCTACACCGAGGACGTCGGCGTCGACTGCACCCACGTGCGCCGACGGGCCGACGTACGCACCGGCACCTACAACGCCGTGCTCGACTCCTCCGGTGAGCTGGTGGCCGCCGTGGCCGACATGGCCGCGACCGACGAGTTCTCCCCGCTGGTGGTCGAGGCGGCCCGAGACCTGATCAAGGGTGCTCGCGGCGTGCTCGTCGAGGCCAACATCCCGGTGCGCACGGCCGAGATGGCGATCGACCTCGCCGTCGAGTTCGACGTGCCGGTCGGTTTCGACCCGGTCTCGGTGACGAAGGCGAGGCGGGCCCGCGACCTGATCAGGCCCGATCGGGAGCTCTATCTGGTCACGCCCAACCAGGCCGAGCTGGCTGCGCTCACCGACCTGCCGACCGACACCGACACCGAGATCGAGAAGGCGGTGCGGTCGCTGCACGACCGCGGCGTCGGCGTCGTCTGGGTGCGGCTCGGCGCCCGCGGCTCGGTGATCAGCTATCTCGACGTCTACGAAGAGATGCCGGCGGTCAGCGCCGACGTCCTCGACGTGACCGGGGCCGGCGACGCGATGCTGGCGGCCTTCACCCACGAGATCCTGCGCGACGTCGATCTCGTCGAGGCGGCCAGGTTCGGCCACGCGGCCGCGGCGCTCACCTGCGGCACCCACGACACCGTGCGGATGGATCTCAGCGAGAGCCTCGTGCGGGAGCTCGCGTGA
- a CDS encoding alpha-hydroxy-acid oxidizing protein: MSIGRDLQSAIFRKGLFGRRPVVPTEPSALAEAAEKAMSDEAWAYVAGGAGQHRTVAANTAAFDHFRLVPRMLADVETRDLTTTLFGVDMPAPVMLGPVGVLELAHPRAEHEVAAAARATGIPMVISTQASVPMEEVATDLGDTPRLFQLYWSKDETIVESFVRRAEAVGADALVVTLDTHMLGWRTKDLDLGYLPFARGLGIAQYTSDPAFRALVEARLADKSGTSVRPGLREIPSALAAVASMAQHHPGNLVDNLRSGHARAAVETFLDVFSRSDLIWDDLDRLREMTDLPIVLKGLQAPDDARRALEHGVDGIIVSNHGGRQVDGAIASIDALPGIVDEVDGRIPVLFDSGIRSGADVLKALALGADAVLLGRPYVYGLALAGAEGVQAVLEHIIAELDLSLGLVGARSIHEIGRDLLG; encoded by the coding sequence GTGAGCATCGGCAGAGACCTTCAGTCGGCGATCTTCCGCAAGGGCCTGTTCGGCCGACGCCCCGTGGTGCCGACCGAGCCGTCGGCGCTCGCCGAGGCGGCAGAGAAGGCGATGAGCGACGAGGCGTGGGCCTATGTCGCCGGAGGGGCGGGCCAGCACCGCACCGTCGCCGCCAACACCGCGGCCTTCGACCACTTCAGGCTGGTGCCGAGGATGCTGGCAGACGTCGAGACCCGCGACCTGACCACCACCCTGTTCGGCGTCGACATGCCGGCGCCGGTGATGCTCGGCCCGGTCGGTGTGCTCGAGCTCGCCCATCCCCGCGCCGAGCACGAGGTCGCGGCAGCGGCCCGGGCGACAGGGATCCCGATGGTCATCTCCACCCAGGCCTCGGTGCCGATGGAGGAGGTCGCGACCGACCTCGGTGACACCCCGCGACTCTTCCAGCTCTACTGGTCGAAGGACGAGACGATCGTCGAGTCCTTCGTACGCCGCGCCGAAGCCGTCGGCGCCGACGCGCTGGTCGTCACCCTCGACACCCACATGCTGGGGTGGCGTACGAAGGACCTGGATCTGGGCTACCTGCCGTTCGCGCGGGGCCTCGGGATCGCGCAGTACACCTCCGACCCGGCCTTCCGTGCACTCGTCGAGGCCCGGCTCGCGGACAAGAGCGGCACGAGCGTGCGGCCGGGGCTGCGCGAGATCCCGTCGGCGCTGGCCGCGGTCGCCTCGATGGCCCAGCACCACCCCGGCAACCTCGTCGACAACCTGCGGTCCGGCCACGCCCGCGCGGCGGTGGAGACCTTCCTCGACGTCTTCTCCCGCTCCGACCTGATCTGGGACGACCTCGACCGGCTGCGCGAGATGACCGACCTGCCGATCGTCCTCAAGGGCCTCCAGGCGCCCGACGACGCCCGGCGCGCGCTCGAGCACGGCGTCGACGGGATCATCGTCTCCAACCACGGTGGCCGCCAGGTCGACGGCGCCATCGCCTCCATCGACGCGCTTCCGGGCATCGTCGACGAGGTCGACGGCCGCATCCCGGTGCTGTTCGACTCCGGCATCCGCTCCGGCGCCGACGTGCTCAAGGCGCTCGCGCTGGGTGCCGACGCGGTCCTCCTCGGTCGCCCCTACGTCTACGGCCTCGCCCTCGCCGGCGCCGAAGGGGTCCAGGCGGTGCTGGAGCACATCATCGCCGAGCTCGACCTCTCCCTCGGCCTGGTCGGTGCGCGCTCGATCCACGAGATCGGCCGCGACCTTCTCGGCTGA
- a CDS encoding HAD family hydrolase — protein MTVDPTAAPRPDVPKLVATDLDGTLVKLDGSVSEFTREVLVKLEEIGVPVIFVTGRPLRWTRELFEHIGSVGLAIVSNGALVWDVAADEARLTRLIEPALAAEVAGALKTNLPGLAFATESLGGWACEPEFAAHISDARRPAQRNAAIEELAEEPLIKLLARRHDHDDADELLAAAVAVVGDLVNVTHSSFPLLEISAPGVTKASTLELVCTELGISASEVIAFGDMPNDLPMLTWAGTSYAMADAHPSVVSCASHLAPGHEDDGVARVLAGVFGL, from the coding sequence GTGACTGTGGACCCGACTGCCGCGCCTCGACCCGACGTGCCGAAGCTGGTCGCCACCGACCTCGACGGCACTCTGGTCAAGCTCGACGGTTCGGTCTCCGAGTTCACTCGCGAGGTGCTCGTGAAGCTCGAGGAGATCGGGGTGCCGGTCATCTTCGTGACCGGGCGGCCGCTGCGCTGGACCCGCGAGCTCTTCGAGCACATCGGCAGCGTCGGTCTGGCGATCGTCTCCAACGGTGCGCTGGTATGGGACGTCGCCGCCGACGAGGCGCGGCTGACCCGCCTGATCGAGCCCGCCCTGGCTGCGGAGGTCGCCGGAGCGCTGAAGACCAACCTGCCCGGGCTCGCCTTCGCGACCGAGTCGCTCGGAGGATGGGCGTGCGAGCCGGAGTTCGCGGCGCACATCTCGGACGCCAGGCGGCCCGCGCAGCGCAACGCGGCGATCGAGGAGCTCGCCGAGGAGCCGCTGATCAAGCTGCTCGCCCGTCGCCACGACCACGACGACGCCGACGAGCTGCTCGCCGCCGCGGTGGCCGTCGTGGGTGACCTGGTCAACGTCACCCACTCCTCCTTCCCGCTGCTGGAGATCAGCGCTCCCGGGGTCACCAAGGCGTCCACGCTCGAGCTGGTCTGCACCGAGCTCGGCATCTCCGCCTCGGAGGTGATCGCCTTCGGTGACATGCCCAACGACCTGCCGATGCTGACCTGGGCCGGCACCTCCTACGCGATGGCGGACGCCCACCCGAGCGTGGTCTCGTGCGCCTCCCACCTCGCGCCCGGCCACGAGGATGACGGTGTCGCGAGGGTCTTGGCTGGAGTCTTCGGGCTGTGA
- a CDS encoding GNAT family N-acetyltransferase: protein MTLPITVTTERLTLPLWTRADAEAIIDRQPGPSTRLPGWHPEFPREDDRDAATMWVEGDPWSSRYIMRNTTVLGSIGFFGPPDLAPDGTPEAEVGYGLVAEARGWGFATEALKGLLACADDEGVRIRASVEPTNAASLRVLAKCGFTDLRGADEDGHLVMARPGGTMGR, encoded by the coding sequence GTGACTCTTCCCATCACCGTCACCACCGAGCGGCTCACGCTGCCCCTGTGGACCCGCGCCGACGCCGAGGCCATCATCGATCGCCAGCCCGGGCCGAGCACGCGCCTGCCCGGCTGGCATCCCGAGTTCCCGCGCGAGGACGACCGCGACGCGGCGACCATGTGGGTGGAGGGCGACCCGTGGAGCTCGCGCTACATCATGCGCAACACGACGGTGCTCGGCTCGATCGGCTTCTTCGGCCCGCCCGACCTCGCCCCTGACGGCACCCCGGAGGCCGAGGTCGGCTACGGCCTGGTCGCCGAGGCGCGCGGCTGGGGCTTCGCCACAGAGGCGCTCAAGGGTCTGCTCGCGTGTGCGGACGACGAGGGCGTACGCATCCGGGCATCTGTCGAACCCACCAACGCCGCCAGCCTCCGGGTGCTCGCCAAGTGCGGGTTCACCGATCTGCGTGGCGCCGACGAGGACGGGCATCTGGTGATGGCGCGCCCCGGTGGCACAATGGGGAGGTGA
- a CDS encoding HAD family hydrolase encodes MSTTESTPVRPGDAAWAPKLVALDIDGTLLQWIDGTGTTSDALSGKVRDAVRRAYESGAHVVLSSGRSPHSMTGIADLLGLPAEGADRLWIVASNGAVVLRYPPVDVVHEETFDARAAVEKILERRPNVLVAVENRGLGYRMNRPFPAGELDGDRQIAPVEEMVADPVSRVIIRDPDATPEDFIELGRELGLHGIDYVVGYTAWLDLTPVGVSKASGLSYVCDQLDLEPADVLAIGDGRNDVEMLEWAGRGVAMGNAPDEVQDAADVVTAHVADDGAALELSRWF; translated from the coding sequence GTGAGCACCACCGAGAGCACCCCCGTGCGGCCGGGCGACGCCGCCTGGGCGCCCAAGCTCGTCGCGCTCGACATCGACGGCACCCTGCTGCAGTGGATCGACGGCACCGGCACCACCTCGGACGCGCTCTCCGGCAAGGTGCGTGACGCGGTCCGCCGGGCCTATGAGTCCGGGGCCCACGTGGTGCTCTCCTCGGGGCGCTCGCCGCACTCGATGACCGGGATCGCCGACCTGCTCGGGCTGCCCGCCGAAGGCGCGGACCGGCTCTGGATCGTGGCCTCCAACGGGGCCGTGGTGCTCCGCTATCCGCCCGTCGACGTCGTGCACGAGGAGACCTTCGACGCGCGTGCGGCGGTGGAGAAGATCCTGGAGCGGCGCCCCAACGTGCTCGTCGCGGTGGAGAACCGTGGCCTCGGCTATCGGATGAACCGCCCGTTCCCCGCGGGTGAGCTCGACGGCGACCGGCAGATCGCGCCGGTCGAGGAGATGGTCGCCGACCCGGTCTCCCGAGTGATCATCCGTGATCCCGACGCGACCCCGGAGGACTTCATCGAGCTCGGCCGCGAGCTGGGTCTGCACGGCATCGACTACGTCGTCGGCTACACCGCCTGGCTCGACCTCACCCCGGTCGGCGTCTCCAAGGCCTCGGGCCTCTCCTACGTCTGCGACCAGCTCGACCTCGAGCCCGCCGACGTGCTCGCGATCGGCGACGGCCGCAACGACGTGGAGATGCTCGAGTGGGCCGGTCGTGGCGTCGCGATGGGCAACGCCCCCGACGAGGTGCAGGACGCGGCCGACGTCGTCACCGCTCACGTCGCCGACGACGGCGCTGCACTGGAGCTCTCCCGCTGGTTCTGA
- the serS gene encoding serine--tRNA ligase has product MIDPRILREDPDRVRASQERRGASSDVVDRALSADSARRAAIADFEGKRAEQKQMGKKVAQAKGEEKQELLAQVKELAAAVKDADAAQGVAEEEWAQALRAIPNLADDAPAGGEDDFVLIETVGEPRDFEAEGFEPRDHVELGKMLGAIDLERGAKVSGSRFYFLTGVGAELEFALINLAMEQAREAGFTQVIAPALVRPEAMAGTGFLDQVDDGVYKIEDDDLYLVGTSEVPMAAYHSDEILDAETLPRRYAAYSSCFRKEAGSAGKDTKGIIRVHQFEKVEMFVYTTVEESYAEHQRLLEWEKSFLDKLELAYQVIDVAAGDLGPSALRKFDCEAWIPTQGKYRELTSASNCTTFQARRLNIRSRAEGGTTPVATLNGTLTAITRAIVAVLETHQQADGSVRVPKALQKWLGREVLEPIQK; this is encoded by the coding sequence ATGATCGACCCGCGAATCCTCCGCGAAGACCCCGACCGCGTACGTGCCTCGCAAGAGCGCCGTGGCGCGTCCTCCGACGTGGTCGACCGGGCGCTGTCCGCCGACAGTGCCCGACGGGCGGCGATCGCCGACTTCGAGGGCAAGCGGGCCGAGCAGAAGCAGATGGGCAAGAAGGTCGCCCAGGCCAAGGGCGAGGAGAAGCAGGAGCTGCTCGCCCAGGTGAAGGAGCTCGCGGCCGCAGTCAAGGACGCCGACGCCGCGCAGGGTGTCGCCGAGGAGGAGTGGGCGCAGGCGCTGAGGGCGATCCCCAACCTCGCCGACGACGCTCCGGCCGGTGGCGAGGACGACTTCGTGCTCATCGAGACGGTCGGCGAGCCCCGCGACTTCGAGGCCGAGGGCTTCGAGCCGCGCGACCACGTCGAGCTCGGCAAGATGCTCGGCGCGATCGACCTCGAGCGTGGCGCCAAGGTCTCGGGCAGCCGCTTCTACTTCCTCACCGGTGTCGGCGCCGAGCTGGAGTTCGCGCTGATCAACCTGGCGATGGAGCAGGCCCGCGAGGCCGGTTTCACGCAGGTCATCGCGCCCGCGCTGGTGCGCCCGGAGGCGATGGCCGGCACCGGCTTCCTCGACCAGGTCGACGACGGCGTCTACAAGATCGAGGACGACGACCTCTACCTCGTCGGCACCTCGGAGGTGCCGATGGCGGCCTACCACTCCGACGAGATCCTCGACGCGGAGACGCTGCCGAGGCGCTACGCGGCGTACTCGTCGTGCTTCCGCAAGGAGGCCGGCTCGGCGGGCAAGGACACCAAGGGCATCATCCGGGTCCACCAGTTCGAGAAGGTGGAGATGTTCGTCTACACCACCGTCGAGGAGTCGTACGCCGAGCACCAGCGTCTCCTCGAGTGGGAGAAGTCGTTCCTCGACAAGCTCGAGCTGGCCTACCAGGTCATCGACGTCGCCGCGGGCGACCTCGGTCCGTCGGCGCTGCGCAAGTTCGACTGCGAGGCGTGGATCCCGACCCAGGGCAAGTATCGCGAGCTCACCTCGGCCTCCAACTGCACCACCTTCCAGGCGCGTCGGCTCAACATCCGCTCGCGCGCCGAGGGCGGCACCACCCCGGTCGCCACCCTCAACGGCACGCTGACCGCGATCACCCGCGCCATCGTCGCCGTGCTGGAGACGCACCAGCAGGCCGACGGCTCGGTGCGGGTGCCGAAGGCGCTGCAGAAGTGGCTCGGGCGTGAGGTGCTGGAGCCGATCCAGAAGTGA
- a CDS encoding YegS/Rv2252/BmrU family lipid kinase produces MLDLSRRALLIWAASLFALCALIGIAAINGWPPVSTIDLIGRDASTVTAENDWVRTFWRVVEVGTDWYAVVGVALLVAAGLFGRYPRAAVYVLVVVVITLIVRFGLVLFVDRKRPTWQTVDWLHESPSYPSGHATGIAVLAGVIAVVVTMFVRRRGIRRLAYTGLTLLVLLVAADRVFLGRHFPSDVVGGIVFAAGAVFLGMAIYTPLPASHSIRHRPLVDSVRGDRRIAVVLNPIKVESVEQFKAMVTTMATEAGWKAPTWHLTTVDDPGTGMARAAQEEGADLVLVCGGDGTVREVCSALAGTGIAVGIVPGGTGNLLARNLSIPLYIRAAIDVALTGQDRAIDLVEVSGDNLEDTNFLVMAGMGFDAAIMSGVNEDIKKRIGWMAYVLSALKSLMFPSMRLEISVDDSEFTKHRARTVVVGNVGYLQANMPLLPEASLDDGLVDVVLLYPQRFWSWLPLAFRVLSKQPRTDDLLNRMTGRSVVIRTNHDQPRQLDGDTISEGRELRMECVPGRLLVRVPR; encoded by the coding sequence GTGCTTGACCTTTCCCGCCGTGCCCTGCTGATCTGGGCGGCCTCGCTCTTCGCGCTGTGCGCCCTGATCGGCATCGCGGCGATCAACGGCTGGCCGCCGGTCTCGACGATCGACCTGATCGGCCGCGATGCCTCGACGGTGACGGCCGAGAACGACTGGGTGCGCACGTTCTGGCGCGTGGTCGAGGTAGGCACCGACTGGTATGCCGTCGTCGGGGTCGCGCTCCTGGTCGCCGCCGGCCTGTTCGGCAGATATCCGCGGGCCGCGGTCTACGTGCTCGTGGTCGTGGTGATCACCCTGATCGTACGTTTCGGGCTGGTGCTGTTCGTCGACCGCAAGCGGCCCACCTGGCAGACGGTCGACTGGCTCCACGAGTCACCGTCCTACCCCTCCGGCCACGCGACCGGGATCGCGGTGCTGGCCGGTGTGATCGCGGTGGTCGTGACGATGTTCGTGCGTCGCCGCGGCATCCGTCGCCTGGCCTACACGGGCCTGACGCTCCTGGTCCTGCTCGTGGCGGCCGACCGGGTCTTCCTCGGGCGCCACTTCCCCTCCGACGTGGTCGGCGGGATCGTCTTCGCCGCCGGGGCGGTCTTCCTCGGCATGGCGATCTACACCCCGCTGCCCGCCTCCCACTCGATCAGGCACCGCCCGCTGGTCGACTCGGTGCGCGGCGACCGCAGGATCGCGGTCGTCCTCAACCCGATCAAGGTCGAGTCGGTCGAGCAGTTCAAGGCGATGGTCACCACGATGGCCACGGAGGCCGGCTGGAAGGCGCCGACCTGGCACCTGACCACGGTCGACGACCCCGGCACGGGGATGGCCCGTGCGGCTCAGGAGGAGGGCGCCGACCTGGTGCTCGTGTGTGGCGGCGACGGCACCGTACGCGAGGTCTGCTCGGCCCTGGCGGGCACCGGCATCGCCGTGGGCATCGTGCCCGGCGGCACCGGCAACCTGCTCGCCCGCAACCTGTCGATCCCGCTCTACATCCGCGCCGCGATCGACGTCGCGCTCACCGGGCAGGACCGCGCCATCGACCTCGTCGAGGTCTCCGGCGACAACCTCGAGGACACCAACTTCCTGGTCATGGCCGGGATGGGCTTCGACGCCGCGATCATGAGCGGCGTCAACGAAGACATCAAGAAGCGCATCGGCTGGATGGCCTACGTGCTCTCGGCCCTCAAGAGCCTGATGTTCCCGTCGATGCGGCTGGAGATCTCCGTCGACGACAGCGAGTTCACCAAGCACCGCGCGCGCACGGTCGTGGTCGGCAACGTCGGCTACCTCCAGGCCAACATGCCGCTGCTGCCCGAGGCGTCGCTCGACGACGGCCTGGTCGACGTGGTGCTGCTCTATCCGCAGCGGTTCTGGTCGTGGCTCCCGCTGGCGTTCCGGGTGCTGAGCAAGCAGCCGCGCACCGACGACCTGCTGAACCGGATGACCGGTCGAAGCGTCGTGATCCGCACCAACCACGACCAGCCGCGCCAGCTCGACGGCGACACCATCTCCGAGGGCCGCGAGCTGCGGATGGAATGCGTGCCCGGTCGCCTGCTCGTGCGCGTGCCCCGCTGA
- a CDS encoding DUF4446 family protein, whose product MLALGILSLLTAIAALVFAGVGWQKLQDVRRSGSASVESLPTDVAGLRAEVAALRAETAMNMRHVAVVRFDAFGDAGGHLSWCLAMLDDNGAGVVLTSIHGRTEARSYAKSITDWKSSQPLSPEENEAVQQAKPGRRRSGGNSVENEVAEAEKVD is encoded by the coding sequence GTGCTTGCTCTTGGAATTCTCAGTCTGCTGACAGCCATCGCCGCCCTGGTGTTCGCCGGGGTCGGATGGCAGAAGCTGCAGGACGTACGCCGCAGCGGCTCCGCCTCGGTGGAGTCGTTGCCGACCGACGTCGCCGGGCTCCGGGCCGAGGTCGCGGCGTTGCGCGCCGAGACCGCGATGAACATGCGGCACGTCGCCGTGGTGCGGTTCGACGCGTTCGGCGATGCCGGTGGCCACCTGAGCTGGTGCCTGGCGATGCTCGACGACAACGGCGCCGGCGTGGTGCTCACCTCGATCCACGGCCGCACCGAGGCGCGGTCGTACGCGAAGAGCATCACCGACTGGAAGTCCTCGCAGCCGCTGTCGCCGGAGGAGAACGAAGCCGTCCAGCAGGCGAAGCCCGGCCGACGGCGATCGGGTGGAAATTCGGTCGAGAATGAGGTGGCGGAGGCCGAGAAGGTCGACTAA